CGGGCTCAGTGATAACAGGCGTGGTGGTAGGGAGGGCGCTGAAAGGATGGGGAATACAGGCAAAGGGGGAGCGCAGTTCAAAGCTGTGAATAACCCTTTGAAGGAATCGAACATTCTAAACATCTCCTTCAATGATCTGGATAAGAGaataaataatttgaaaaattatttgaagAATACAAATGGGTGATGTTCAGGGGGGGGTGATGAATCGGGATCCCGGTTCAGGTATCCCGTTGTTTGGGGTCGCCCAACAAACTTGCGAGGCGAGGAaaagaatgtaaaaaaaaaaaaaaaaaaaaaaaaaaaaaaaaaaaaaaatgacaaaaaaatcCCCAAAATAAATATCATTCGGGGGGATACTTCTCTCCATGTGTCCAATTAAGCAGATGCAGTGTACAGCGTGTTTCCATAATTTTGTACTTTCACTGTAGACATGCACTGCTCGTATGAATTACGCGCTTTTGCTTGGCCTTTTCGTCTTCATTTGTTTAGTaaccttttttctgtacGCAAGAAAACGCAGCGAATGGGAGGGGCCCCTCCCTCTTTGAgcgttattttattttaatttttttttttttttttcagttatGAAGGGAAATTTTAACAACTGTTTTTCACGTCGTTTGTGTTGAAACCACGAGGTGTATTATTGCAAGGGAGTCCTCAAGGCGGTTTCCCCCATGGGTCACCTGTACACATTCAAAGTAATGTGCTTTTAACGCTTCATTTCTCTTTTGTTCACACTTTTTGTGTATTGACTTCGAATCATATCACATCCATCCTTTATCCCCCCCGCTTgcctattttcttcttcctaacAATAGCAAGGGAGCGAGAGCGTGCGCTTTTCAGGTTCTCCTTTTCCCGCAACTTCTTTTCATGtcgcttcttcttcattcgtGCATATTTCATTCTGAAGTTCTTATCTGTTCTAAGTTTTTTCTGTAGCATTTTCgctttctccttctgcatCTGTGGCAAACTTTTGTGCAGGGAGGAGTTGGGTTCTGAATCCATATACTTTCCTGAGAGGTACTTTTTGTACAGCCTCTGCTGTTTCTTAGTGAGCTTGATATTTCTGGACAAGGAATCGGTAATCTCCGGATGGTTCTGCTTAAGCATTTGCAAATGCGTTTGCTTTTCTTCATCGAGTTGGGTACTTGTGGTATCATCCTGTGAATGGTTATGGGCCCGTTTTGTCTTCATAAATATGTTTCTTCcgtttttattcatttcatcTTCCAGTTCtcctacattttttattcgatTTTTTGTGCGCTTTACCCACTTTTGGTACAGGCTGCCGGTGGGTTCCGCTGCGGCACCTTCAGCATGGTTACCTTTTCCAGATTCCCCCGCATCTTTTCTTCTGTCCTTCTTCTTAAAACCATCACTTTGGAAGGTATCTATTTCTTGTAGGACgaatttcctctttcttgtgtcccaaacttttttttttatgaatctCTGTTTGTTcaattcttcttcctcatctGGAGGTAAGTCGAATCCCGGTGTCTTAATGGCAAAGGCTGTGGCTCCTtcttgtttcattttttttttatttattttttttaatatatcatCAAAGGGGATATCGACGTTGCTTCTTTTGGTTCCTCCGCTTGTGGGTAGTACCCCACTGGTGggttcttctcctttctgCTCCTTCTGTTGTTCCACCTGTTGATCTTGCTCCTGCTGTTGTTGCGCCTGTTGATCTTGCTCCTGCTGTTGTTTCGCCTGTTGTTGTtgctttttcatcttttttaagGCCCTTTTGCTCATCTTCTTCGGCTTGTTACTAGGTTCTTTTTGACCTTCCCCTGAATTGTTTCCACTACCATTTTCGCGGTCCTTCCACAAATGCTCCAATTCGTAGTCGCTACCCTGATCATTATCGGAGAGGCCCATGGCAAGTGCGCCCATAAGTTCATCCATATCGTCCGTGACCTCTCCACTTCGCCCGCGCTTAGTCGTGTGCATCTTCTCCTTCAGTTTATTCAACTTATCTTTGATGTCTTCTGATATTCCTTTCACCTTTCCGGTATCATTACATTGGAAATTGTGAATGATTGTCATGAGTTCGTTGTGGGTGTAATTTTTCGGTTGTTCTATAATGGCATCTTCTGTAGATGTCTCTCCCTCTTTCATTATTTCATTCCTGTctacttctccttcattcGGAGAGCTAATTACACCGTTGCCTGATATGTTCTCCAATTGGGCGATATTTTCCACATTGGATTGTTTTCCACTTGGAAGCATCTCCTCCTTTGTTGCGCCTGATGAATGATTTTCGTAAATTTCATCTGGGTGATAGAACAAGCATAGTTTGTAAACCCCTcctattttgttaattttattgATGCACTCTGTACTGGCATATTTGGACACTTTAGGCCTCATGGCGTAGTAGAGTTTGTAGGAGGCTAGGATGCTCTTGTTGAGGGACACCAATTCCTCGTCTGCATTTTTCTGGTTGTCGACAAGTTCGACGTAGTCGCTAATGTGGTTGAGCGATCCGAGGTAGACGACGTCGCGGTGGAGGGGGGCGTGTGCGATCCCTTCCGTTTCGTTCGTCTTGGCGATCCCTTCCGGTTCGTTCTTCTTGGCGATCCTTTCCGTTTCGTCCATCTTGGCGATATCAACATCGTTCTGTGTATCCGTGTCCACCAGTTCGTCCGCCTTGGAGgtgtttacattttctgCGTTCTCTGCGCGCCTGAAAAACTTAAGCTTCTTTCCGATAAAGAAGCATATCTCATAGGCGTACAGAATATCCTGGTAGGTGACAAGCGAAACGGCGTAGCCACTGGGCATAGCATCATCCCTGCAAGCACGACCGACACGATGAATAAAAagttttggagaaaaaggcAGGCTGTAATTTATTACGTTCTGAACACTGGTGATATTTATCCCCCTCGCAGCTACATCAGTAACGAGCATAAATTGAATCTCTTCATTGTTAGTGAACTTTTTAATCTGGTCCAAGCGGTAAGATGTATCTGAATTTCCATACAACATAGCATGAGCAATTTTCAGATGAGAtaatattttcgaaaaaaataaaatatgatattttgtgcaaaaaaaaattatagttTTTCcaagttttctttttttaaaaagaaaaataagtttAATTAAAAGTCCATACTTTTCATATGACCttgtgaataaaaaatgtaaattcattttatcaCTGATCGTATTATCTGAACTTAGGGACAAGACATCCGGATTGTTCAATTTCAGtttgaaataattttgtacATCCGTTGGAAGTGTTGCACTGATTAGTAAGGTCTGCTTATTTGTACGGTTCAAACttttataaatattattCATATCGTTAAAATAGTTTAACTCCAATAATCTATCGGCTTCATCGATAATTagtatttccactttttccaaaCTTAAGTTGGT
This DNA window, taken from Plasmodium knowlesi strain H genome assembly, chromosome: 13, encodes the following:
- a CDS encoding ATP-dependent RNA helicase DBP10, putative, which produces MKIKKARTKGGAARVGKGKKKLSKGSSTKSGVLQRKAKVNTSRSKKTTSMVKKPVRSGSSKRYSWLFEKEGEKTHASSKKGRKINRLGGDNFHSDEDQEEGESANTIQQDGRAKEKKKKFVLYKNKKGKKNKNKKGMLTCFHYLGLSEKMCRSISSNLKYNRPTDIQKLCIPKIIQRKDIICISKTGTGKSLVYVSTMIDLLAEHSQYFGVRGLVLVPTKELAIQIFKLSKKICKNFFNLKINVIIGGISLNKQFDMLKENLDVLICTPGRLSFILKETNLSLEKVEILIIDEADRLLELNYFNDMNNIYKSLNRTNKQTLLISATLPTDVQNYFKLKLNNPDVLSLSSDNTISDKMNLHFLFTRSYEKYGLLIKLIFLFKKRKLGKTIIFFCTKYHILFFSKILSHLKIAHAMLYGNSDTSYRLDQIKKFTNNEEIQFMLVTDVAARGINITSVQNVINYSLPFSPKLFIHRVGRACRDDAMPSGYAVSLVTYQDILYAYEICFFIGKKLKFFRRAENAENVNTSKADELVDTDTQNDVDIAKMDETERIAKKNEPEGIAKTNETEGIAHAPLHRDVVYLGSLNHISDYVELVDNQKNADEELVSLNKSILASYKLYYAMRPKVSKYASTECINKINKIGGVYKLCLFYHPDEIYENHSSGATKEEMLPSGKQSNVENIAQLENISGNGVISSPNEGEVDRNEIMKEGETSTEDAIIEQPKNYTHNELMTIIHNFQCNDTGKVKGISEDIKDKLNKLKEKMHTTKRGRSGEVTDDMDELMGALAMGLSDNDQGSDYELEHLWKDRENGSGNNSGEGQKEPSNKPKKMSKRALKKMKKQQQQAKQQQEQDQQAQQQQEQDQQVEQQKEQKGEEPTSGVLPTSGGTKRSNVDIPFDDILKKINKKKMKQEGATAFAIKTPGFDLPPDEEEELNKQRFIKKKVWDTRKRKFVLQEIDTFQSDGFKKKDRRKDAGESGKGNHAEGAAAEPTGSLYQKWVKRTKNRIKNVGELEDEMNKNGRNIFMKTKRAHNHSQDDTTSTQLDEEKQTHLQMLKQNHPEITDSLSRNIKLTKKQQRLYKKYLSGKYMDSEPNSSLHKSLPQMQKEKAKMLQKKLRTDKNFRMKYARMKKKRHEKKLREKENLKSARSRSLAIVRKKKIGKRGG